In Ananas comosus cultivar F153 linkage group 14, ASM154086v1, whole genome shotgun sequence, the genomic stretch ATTACTTAGAATGATGTCGGATGCAAGAAGCTACTTTGTGGGGCTAAAAGAAAAGTGATAGACTACTGGACATGCTTCATTGTTGGTGATCATACCTAGGATGGTTAGACTACTGGACTTTCTTCACCAAATACATTATGATGAAATGGAGTTTTGCAAATAGAAATAgaggcgaaaaaaaaaagctataatATGTTTCATTGAATCAGTTAGTTTCTATTTGTGCTTTGTTATAATGAATGTTGCTTTCTGTAGTTGTATATTACTTTCCAGTAAATATGTGCACTGGTGTCAAGTAACTCCATATCTTTATGACGGTTCAGTGTCACAATAATATGTGTACGATGCTTACCAAGGCCATACGGAACTATGTACTGTTAGCCTGTGATTGCTTTGTGCAAGGACGTCAGCCGTCTGTATTTAGTTTCATCTCCGAGTCGGTTTTTATGGAATGCATGGTTGTTTCAACATTTCATGAACTGTTATTTGTGTATGCTAGGTTTATATCATTGTTTAAGTTGTGAACTCGTAGCTACTAGTTCCTCTATTCTAAAGATTATCTCTTTTGCAGACTGCTGAAGAGGCTATGACCCCTATCGAGTCTACATTCTCATTAGATGTCGACTCAAAGTTAGACTGGTGAGCTTCATTGGCCATATCACTCAATGCTAAATTGCTAATTAGAAATTGttgtaattaatttggataATTTATAGGCTAGACTTTACTTTTCTGTCGTTGTTCCTGCAATTGCTTAATATTCTCCGCATCATTTCTATTGGAGGATATTACTGATTTCAGTTGATGTTATGTTGCTGAAACCGTTTCCTTTATATTTAATGATAATTATGATAAAGTGTCGAGTAAAGACGCTTGGTATCTCTTTAGAAGGTTGTACAAAGAGGGGGTGTGGCCTCCTATCAAGGCAAAGCATAACCCTTGTAAATCTTCGTCTTGTGTACGGCACAATAAATGCTAGCATATAGTCTGGGAACCTTATACAAGATAGTCACAACGCTGATGTATGACGTCATGAATACTATCTATTCAACATTCTGTATGTAATTTTATAGGAATGCTAAGATGGTTGGACCTAAGAGATTTTGTTTTTCACATTTCTACATTGTGTAAGCTGTTATATAAATATCCAAAGAAAATGGGAAACATGTTGAAATTTCAAGGTCAAGGTAAAGCTTTAATTTGCATATAGGTCAAGGTAAAGCTTcaatttgcatatagcatggcctGTAGTTAGGGATAAATCAACATATAAACAGTTCTTACATAACTTTTATCTGTATGAACCATTCATGTTTAATATATACCATCCGCTGGCTTCTCGGTCTTTACTCTCTACAATATAAATGATGAAAAACACTTACTGAGTTACACAAATCTAGGAAATATTAGGACTTAGGGACATTGGTCTCCCAAGAAAGCAATATGGGGACTATGTGCATAATATAAGATCACTTGAGATTTGTATTAGTGTATGATACCCTTAGCCTATGTGGTAGCATCTTTCGCTGCGTCACAAAGCAAGTTTTGTCAAATTAACCTTTTTAATATAGCAAGTGTATTTAAATGAGTCTTCTTATTGTGCTTGATCAAATAaggcatgaaaaaaaaatcaagaaagaaTGACTTTATTCTACTGCTTTATTTCGATCCCAGGGAAGCAATTGGCAAGATTCTCGCGCGAGGCCACAGCCGCGTTCCTGTTTATTCAGGGAACCCTAAGAACATCATTGGACTTTTACTGGTAAGTATcgatttattatatttgtttatattcTGTCATTCTTCTCATTTTTCGTTGTTCCTTTTTGCGTCCAGGTGAAGAGTCTTCTGACAGTTCGTGCTGAGACGGAGACGCCAGTCAGTGCTGTTTCTATAAGAAGAATTCCGAGGTTTCTACataagataatttttatatttacttacTTTCATCGAAACAGGATACTCATATCTTGGTTACATCAGGGTCCCTGCAGATATGCCTTTGTATGATATACTGAACGAGTTTCAAAAAGGAAGCAGCCATATGGCTGCTGTTGTTAAGTCCAAGGCTAAAGCTAAAGTTGTGTCACCAGCTGCTGACGTAGAACAAGCCGAAGCAATCAACGGACCTTCCGGAGAGCCGGGATTGATGACTCCTTTGCTATCCAAAGAAGAGGAAAAGTCTGATAGTGTCGTTGTTGACATTGATAAGTGGCAAAACAAACAGGCTAACGGAAACAAACCAGTCCATGTACATAAGAATGATGCAGTGTCAAATGTGGTAGCTCGTTTATCAGAGGATATTGAAGATGGGGAGGTCATTGGCATCATCACCCTTGAGGATGTTTTTGAAGAACTCTTACAAGTAAGACGTAAAAGCTCCTCTTTCCTGACATGCTAAATTGCCAATTATGCTTACATCATCAGTTTGCAGGATATGGTAGAATTGCTTACGGCAAAGGCCTGTTTGGCTCATTTGGCACTCCTGCAGTAACTGCTGCTTGAGTTGAGCCATTCAAAGACACACTAGTAATTTtttcacaaaagaaaaaaaaaaaaaaaaaaaaaaactcctttaCAGCTTCTTACTACAGCAAAAGTAGAAACTTCAAAACGGAGTTTTAGCTGTTGGGGCCCAGAAACTTGTCATGCTTTACATCACTGCAAAAGCTCTGAATAATATGTTGGCCAAACATCGTGTATCTGGATATGTCTGCTCACGGGATTTCATAAGATGTTCCAGAACCAAGGGTAAACATGGCTGAAGAATGACCTCCAAGCCATTAATCGTGCCTCCTATAGCCTGAAGTTCTCTTTACGGAATATCTTTTAGAAGTAAGAAGTTTAAGATAATGACAAAAATCCTTCTTTATGCAGGAGGAGATAGTAGACGAAACGGATGAGTATGTTGATGTTCACAAAAGGTATACAATCATGTTTGTTTTCCCACGAGCCAATATCCCAGCAGCAAATATGACCTCTTAGCGCATGCACTGTGTTTAAAATATTGAGCTCTTCTTGCAGGATAAGAGtagctgctgctgccgccgcttcCTCAGTCGCACGGGCTCCATCAGCTCGGAGGTTAACTGGTCAAAAAGGAACAGTAAGTGATTTGTTTAGCTTCGTCagtccttttttctttttaatgattAAACCAGTAGGTCCATTGGCCCATAGGCACATCCCCCTCGGAATATCACCGGACCATCTGGATACCCTCCATATCTGTAGCCAGTTAGGCTAGAGCCACTAGACCCATTCAAACTTGTTTAGCTTCATCGCTCCTTTGTTACAATCGCCATTTAAATATTTCTCGACAAATATCAGAGCATcgattttgaatattttgaacTGATCCTAGatgtcatgcattcatataactCTATTATTTTATGGAGttattattgtactttttgGATATTTGAATATGTACTAAATAGGATACAAGCAAAGTTATGTCCAGGAAAGGTCGTCTTAATATTTGAAATCTCAATTGAAATCTCAACTATAGTGCTTTGCAGGTTATAACTGTcgtaattttattcttttgccTTATTTGCCTACTCAGGGAGCTCAAAATCGGCAAGGGCAGCAGCCTACAGGAATCCTAAAGAAACCCACCGAAGGTGATTCGAACACGCCCAAACACCAAGTAAATGTTGTGGAACCTGCACAGGGAACCAAGAGATAGATATCATTTGTTGAAGGGGACTCGAGAAGTAACAAAGTAACAAGCAAGTTGCACAAATTCGCATGTTTTTGTGGGTgttcttatattatttttgtaaccATATGAGGTAGATTCCGTAATGCGCCCTTTAATGTGAAGTGCCGCCAGTATTTTATAACTTCAACTGCTAGTAGAAGGCGTGAACTCCCATTTATATGTAGCATGCCTGGTCTTTTTGTAATATTCTGATTTCGGGGCGCTTTGTTTAGTGgttgcttttaaatttttgttatcaTGGTTTGCACAGCAAATGGTGGTTTTGAAAGAGTTGCGGAACGTGTTTAAATTGTTGTCATCATGGTTTTGCATAGCAAACGGCGGCTTTGAAAAGAGGAATTGTCGAAACGGATCGAAGGGGACAAGCAGAATCAGTGGCATGAAATAGTGCAACCTGCTAATGAAGAGCTGAAGATGAAGAATGATAGATAGCTCTAAGATCTTGATTCATACCCTTTTTGGTGATTTatgtttatgaaatttattgaGGACCTGTATGTAAAAGAATGAAATTGTCTGATGTAggtttaattttatcaaatttcaaactgTATGTGGCCATCGAGGATCAATTGTTTTATACTTAGCAATTTTTGTTAACTATCAAGCTTTTTGGAATTATATACATAGGTGTATAATTCTCGAGGGCACTATGCAAAAATGTCAATTAAACGCTAAAATGCGctttataagaaaaaattgCTTCCAAAGACCCCGGAAATCTGAAATGCATTTTTCCGaagttcaaaataaagaaaagtgaaaaagagaacTTTAATTTGCGCTGCTGTAGTTTTAGCACATCTTCCCACATTTTACAAATAAGAAATGGCAAAATATAGAAGCATTTCCTAACCTATAATTTATCTAGTTATTGTGTGACTAATAAAATGTATCATTTTATCGCCCAATATGCTGACAGATTCTGACAAATTGAAAATATGCAGCTAATAGAAGtttacagttaaaaaaaaactgcCAAGAAGCAAATCACTGCAAATAAACTATTGCTACAAAATAAATAACCAGATAAAGGTACAAAAAGAAGTATCTGATATTAAGATACTTAGTATATATCTAGCATTAAACAGCCACCTCCTTTTCCAATATTTCACATAaggcaagaaaaaaaaggaaacaaaaccaaagaaaaaaaagaaaaagaggaaaggTTTCACCACAAGCTGGATTCCTTCTAGCAGTTGATGCTTCAGCTAGTTGGCCGCTGGATTCTGGGCCTGAGAGACCAACTTCAGCTTCGAATACATGTCAGCGCAAGATCGGGCAAAGTCGGACAGTGCACGAAAGAGTTCCGGCAAGTGCGTCTTGAGTGTCGTCAGTGACTTCTCTCTAACTTGTTTGCACAGCTTATTATACGCCTCAACTTCATCGTCAAGTCGACTCTTCAGAGACTCCACCAAGAATTTCCTCTCTGATACAGGGTCTTTTGGATTCGTTCCCTCAGTTGCGCCGTCTCCCTCGGCTTCTTCACCTGACGCTGCCCTCCTATGCGAATACTTATAATACCAGTCCTCGAAAGCTCGAGATTTCTTCTGAAATTCCTTGCCCATTTCTTCGCACTTTTCCTTCTGCTTCATCTCATCCTGTTGGAGCTTCAGTATAGTGTCCATCACCGCTGCAAAGCTGAGAAGAGCGCTTTTCGCAAGCTCTTCTGGAAGCTTCTCGAGGTGGTCGTTCCATGCATGCAGGAGGGCTTGAATAGGGGGGCGTTGCATTCTCGGAGGTGACGATACCTTCTCTTTTAAGCTGCTTTCAATGGGTATAAGGTTCAGTTTCAGCCAGTTGTTAAGGGCTTGTATGTACTCCTTTTGGTGAGTGATGAGCTTATGGAACTGTGAATGCCACTCTTTTACGATGTCGTGTAGTTCGATCGTACGTTTGTGGTGTTGTTCGCTCATTTCCATTGGAGAGTCTGAGATGTCGAGGGCCTTGAGGTCTAGCACAATCTTCAGCTGACTTTCATGATGCAAGAACATCATTTCCCACATTTTGTCCATCCTGAAACAAGGAAGAAAAACCAATTCATCAATTTTCTCCTGTAAAATTTCATGACACCAGTATCTTTATTAAACCGTATAAACTAGAAACAAGGGAAAGCTGGTGCTTTTCAAGTGTTAATACTGGTCCGACTGCATCAAAGACAAATTTTAGAGCTACCGAAGGTCTATATATGATACTCAGAGTTATAAATTGCAAAATTAAGGTAAAGAATAAGATGTAAAATACATTTCAACATGATAGAGTGTTGCTGTCAGAATTTTACTGGCTAGGGTCATAAAAGCCAGCAAAAATTAACCAAGCTTGGCGGTTCCTTCATTTTAGTGCAACAGACAATTTTTCGTCTGTTCTAGCATGTCATCCTGCTGGCCCTGTTCTTATGCTTGTTTAAAACCCTTCTCATTTCCCAACAGCAACGCAATCTCCCATGGTCGAACCCGACGTCGTTCACGATTCCCACCCAACACCATTAGCGATTCCCCTTAACCGGAACATGCCATCATCTGCCATCGCGAGAATGATTGTGATGGACACATGCTCTTCGATAGTTCACCTATTAGCAAGTAGTAAGAAGCCAAAGCTTTTATAGCACATATTTACGAAGATCCAAGACGATCTTATCCTTGTCCAGACTTCTTGTGCAAAAATACATAGGTCAGAAAAGACAAAAGTagcatatatgtatgtgtacGAGGATTCAAGAGTAAATCTTATCCTTGTTGGGCCtttgttgcaaaaaaaaaaaaaaaaaaaaaaaaaaaacgtcttCAACTAAGGACCAACTTGATTCTTCTAACCTTTCGACAATAACTCTTTTAAAGGCCTATGGTGAAGTCAATTTCCTCATCAGATAATAATTCACATATCTAGAGATTCTGGTGCGGATTCTTTGGAGCAGTTTGTGAGTAAGATATTGGCCAGATTACGTTTGTACATTTTATTGCAAGtatgggaaagaagagaaagagccAAGGATGGGTGAATAGACGTACTCATCAACAAGGTCAACTAGTCTTGGGTATAGCTGATTATCGCGCAGATGTTGAATTTCTGACACTGTTGAATCCATCGATTGCATATCAACTATGTATCTCGTATGCAAATGACTGACGGCTGCTTTAGTTCTTTCCAGTGTCTCAGTAGGCGCACCccgttttttttgtttgttcaaTAAAGCAACCTTCCTTTGATACTCAATTTTCATAAGCTCACCTGTCTGCACTTCAAGGTGAAGATAAGATTAGAGTCAGGACACCAAGAACAGCAGTGTGATACTAAAATAAGCAAGGAAACGTTTGGCAACGGATTTTAAATCCACTATGACCATAAGAACAACAGTTTCCAAATACATGTTAGTATGTCTATAGGCAGCAGCATGACCGTTCATGCAAACTGCTCACAATGCACTATTTAATATATCAGACTAATCCAAAGATCACAAAGAGAACTAATAAGGATGGGTCAATCATAAAGACAAAAATTCATATTCCATTGCAAAAGTAGTGGACAAAATGTTTGATGCCCAATAGCCTCACCAGGGATTATGATGGGGAATATAAAGACTTTGTATTCTAGTACTAATAATCAGGATTAAGCATTTTTGGCTAGTGGTTTGAACCCAACAAGTCATTAATGCCTGTAGGCTAGGTGGTTACATTTGGCACTACCAAATTGCCAGATGGAAGTGTGAGGTGGGTCTCATATCACCCAGTGATTCCGAATATGCATGTGGATTGGGCCTGATGAGGACATTAGGGCTTAAATTGGGGA encodes the following:
- the LOC109719915 gene encoding uncharacterized protein LOC109719915, yielding MRTDDSSEPRTPEKPSAAAPLDPLPPLPPNPAGRNQQQKQKPKPGGAVQLHRRHHQHTASAPPFDGATRGKTASAAEAERSVNLLQVFTDLDEHFLKASESTHEVSKKLEATRMHYHSNFVDGRGHIDHSARVMKVITWNRSFKGMSNADDGKDDFDNDEGETHATVLDKMLAWEKKLYEEVKTGELMKIEYQRKVALLNKQKKRGAPTETLERTKAAVSHLHTRYIVDMQSMDSTVSEIQHLRDNQLYPRLVDLVDEMDKMWEMMFLHHESQLKIVLDLKALDISDSPMEMSEQHHKRTIELHDIVKEWHSQFHKLITHQKEYIQALNNWLKLNLIPIESSLKEKVSSPPRMQRPPIQALLHAWNDHLEKLPEELAKSALLSFAAVMDTILKLQQDEMKQKEKCEEMGKEFQKKSRAFEDWYYKYSHRRAASGEEAEGDGATEGTNPKDPVSERKFLVESLKSRLDDEVEAYNKLCKQVREKSLTTLKTHLPELFRALSDFARSCADMYSKLKLVSQAQNPAAN
- the LOC109720324 gene encoding DUF21 domain-containing protein At4g14240-like; this encodes MSGLTLGLMSLGLVELEILQRSGSPTEKTQAATILPVVQKQHQLLVTLLLCNAAAMEALPIFLDKIFHPVVAVILSVTFVLAFGEVIPQAICTRYGLAVGANFVWLVRILMVVCCPIAYPIGKILDWALGHNESALFRRAQLKALVSIHGKEAGKGGELTHDETTIISGALDLTEKTAEEAMTPIESTFSLDVDSKLDWEAIGKILARGHSRVPVYSGNPKNIIGLLLVKSLLTVRAETETPVSAVSIRRIPRVPADMPLYDILNEFQKGSSHMAAVVKSKAKAKVVSPAADVEQAEAINGPSGEPGLMTPLLSKEEEKSDSVVVDIDKWQNKQANGNKPVHVHKNDAVSNVVARLSEDIEDGEVIGIITLEDVFEELLQEEIVDETDEYVDVHKRIRVAAAAAASSVARAPSARRLTGQKGTGAQNRQGQQPTGILKKPTEGDSNTPKHQVNVVEPAQGTKR